From Synoicihabitans lomoniglobus, the proteins below share one genomic window:
- a CDS encoding GNAT family N-acetyltransferase gives MNSADTDPRPSFRVRPVTLANDHVQLEPMRPTHAPELFMIGQDEATWRYMPSPAFVAALDAANWVTAMLHDELAGSRVPLVVRRQCDDQVVGSTSLFDIRVPERAVEIGYTWYEPAACRTAVNTATKLLLLTHCFDTLGAERVQLKTDARNLASQRAIERLGATREGVLRHHMRVQNGFVRDSVYYSILANEWAPIRDRLTARLARG, from the coding sequence ATGAACTCCGCCGATACCGACCCTCGCCCGTCCTTTCGCGTGCGACCGGTCACGCTGGCCAACGATCACGTGCAGCTCGAGCCCATGCGACCAACGCATGCTCCCGAACTGTTCATGATCGGTCAGGACGAAGCCACCTGGCGCTACATGCCCTCGCCCGCTTTTGTCGCCGCCCTCGACGCCGCCAATTGGGTGACCGCCATGCTGCACGATGAATTGGCCGGCTCCCGCGTGCCCTTGGTGGTGCGCCGCCAATGCGACGACCAAGTCGTCGGTTCGACCAGTCTCTTTGACATCCGCGTGCCCGAACGCGCCGTCGAAATCGGTTACACCTGGTATGAGCCCGCGGCCTGCCGCACCGCCGTAAACACCGCCACCAAACTTCTGCTCCTCACCCACTGTTTCGACACCCTCGGAGCCGAACGCGTGCAGCTCAAAACCGACGCCCGCAACCTCGCCTCCCAGCGCGCCATCGAACGCCTCGGGGCCACCCGCGAAGGCGTGCTGCGCCACCATATGCGCGTGCAGAACGGCTTTGTTCGCGACAGCGTTTACTACAGCATTCTCGCCAACGAATGGGCACCGATCCGCGATCGGTTGACCGCTCGACTCGCCCGCGGCTGA
- a CDS encoding MalY/PatB family protein, with amino-acid sequence MLSPVPSPFTPEPLMAFDFSTPPQRFDTDSQKWQKYADRDILPMWVADMDFVSPPAVLEALHQRVDHGVFGYARPIKSTLDAIVTHHREHYGWDIDPSWIVWLPGMVCGLNLCALTYAAAEENYLTLTPVYPPFLTAGRNFGRRAVRSSWVLSDGQWIIDWDALEAAVTPSTKLFYLCNPHNPIARVWRREELVRLGEFCEKHDLLLISDEIHCDLILDEKIPHVPSATLSPELAARTITLMAPSKTYNIAGLGCTLAIISNEKLRHQFERTSRGLLPEVNNLAYAAGEAAYGRSEKWRQGLLTTLRTNAALIQRVIGGLPGVHLEAPQEATYLSWINVADLNLPDPVAHFEAHGIGLSDGSFFGAPPGHYVRLNFGCPLMTLREGLRRFATGVQAARP; translated from the coding sequence GTGCTTTCTCCCGTCCCCAGTCCGTTTACACCTGAACCGCTCATGGCCTTCGACTTCTCCACGCCCCCGCAACGTTTCGATACCGACTCCCAGAAATGGCAGAAATACGCCGACCGCGACATCCTCCCGATGTGGGTCGCCGACATGGATTTCGTGTCGCCTCCCGCCGTGCTCGAAGCCCTGCATCAACGCGTCGACCACGGCGTCTTCGGCTACGCACGGCCGATCAAATCAACCCTCGATGCCATCGTCACTCACCATCGTGAACACTACGGCTGGGACATCGATCCGTCGTGGATCGTATGGCTGCCCGGCATGGTCTGCGGCCTCAATCTGTGCGCCCTCACCTATGCTGCGGCCGAGGAGAACTACCTCACCCTCACCCCGGTTTACCCCCCGTTTCTCACCGCCGGACGCAACTTCGGCCGACGCGCCGTGCGCTCATCGTGGGTCTTGTCCGATGGCCAATGGATCATCGACTGGGACGCTCTGGAAGCGGCCGTCACGCCTTCGACGAAGCTGTTTTACCTGTGCAATCCTCACAACCCCATCGCCCGCGTTTGGCGACGCGAGGAACTCGTTCGCCTCGGCGAATTTTGCGAAAAACACGACCTGCTCCTCATCTCCGATGAGATCCACTGCGACTTGATTCTCGATGAGAAAATACCGCATGTTCCCAGCGCCACCCTCAGCCCCGAACTCGCCGCGCGCACCATCACGCTCATGGCGCCGAGCAAGACCTACAACATTGCCGGTCTCGGCTGCACCCTCGCCATTATTTCCAACGAGAAACTGCGGCACCAATTCGAACGCACGTCGCGCGGCCTGTTGCCCGAGGTCAACAACCTCGCTTACGCCGCGGGCGAGGCCGCCTACGGTCGTTCCGAGAAATGGCGGCAGGGCTTGCTCACCACCTTGCGCACCAACGCCGCGCTCATTCAACGCGTGATCGGCGGACTGCCCGGCGTGCACCTCGAAGCCCCGCAGGAAGCGACCTACCTGTCCTGGATCAACGTCGCCGACCTCAACCTCCCGGACCCGGTCGCGCACTTCGAGGCGCACGGCATCGGCCTCAGCGACGGCAGCTTCTTCGGCGCTCCTCCGGGACACTACGTGCGGCTCAACTTCGGTTGTCCGCTCATGACGCTGCGGGAAGGTCTGCGCCGTTTCGCCACCGGCGTGCAAGCCGCTCGCCCATGA
- a CDS encoding Hsp20/alpha crystallin family protein encodes MRIVRYTQPTNRFAPASVFGRNPWSGLETEIDRLFQSALSDFGGAPAADRFPVDLYEDDHSAFVRAELPGFKRDAISVEVVDGYLTIAATRETKQGEKTSTAKFNRSVALPDEVKADGVTAAYENGVLTVTLPKKEEAKPRKITVAVK; translated from the coding sequence ATGAGAATCGTTCGCTACACCCAACCCACCAATCGTTTCGCTCCCGCTTCGGTTTTCGGCCGCAACCCGTGGTCGGGCCTGGAGACGGAAATCGATCGGTTGTTTCAATCCGCGCTCTCCGACTTCGGTGGCGCTCCCGCGGCCGACCGTTTCCCGGTCGACCTCTACGAAGACGACCACAGTGCGTTCGTGCGCGCCGAGCTTCCTGGCTTCAAGCGCGATGCGATCAGCGTCGAAGTGGTTGACGGCTATCTCACCATTGCCGCCACTCGCGAGACCAAGCAGGGCGAGAAGACCTCGACCGCCAAGTTCAACCGTTCCGTGGCATTGCCAGACGAAGTGAAGGCCGACGGCGTGACGGCGGCCTACGAAAACGGCGTCCTCACCGTGACGCTGCCCAAGAAGGAAGAGGCCAAGCCGCGCAAGATCACCGTCGCGGTCAAGTAA
- a CDS encoding Hsp20/alpha crystallin family protein, which translates to MNVFNSLIPAFHRSPAVRQGHRDEDLGATVKPHYEIKETDEAFGLTVDLPGVAKDGLEITAEDDTLRIVGKRAWTRPTSWTSLYRETSDAAFLLELDHDNSVDLDKIRAELVDGVLRVSLPKAEAIKPRKIAVA; encoded by the coding sequence ATGAATGTATTCAACTCACTCATCCCCGCGTTTCACCGCAGCCCGGCCGTGCGTCAGGGGCACCGCGACGAAGATCTCGGTGCGACTGTGAAACCGCACTACGAAATCAAGGAAACCGACGAAGCGTTTGGCCTGACCGTGGACTTGCCCGGCGTGGCCAAGGACGGCCTCGAGATCACGGCGGAGGACGACACCTTGCGCATCGTGGGTAAGCGCGCCTGGACGCGTCCCACCAGCTGGACTTCGCTCTACCGCGAGACGTCTGACGCCGCGTTCCTCTTGGAACTCGATCACGACAACTCGGTCGATCTCGACAAAATCCGCGCCGAGCTGGTCGACGGTGTTCTGCGCGTGAGCCTGCCCAAGGCCGAGGCCATCAAGCCCCGCAAGATCGCGGTGGCCTAA
- a CDS encoding glucosaminidase domain-containing protein, with the protein MSRPRALPTAARPRQRSVVTIAKVAGVVVVLFFVGRWIFGPEHLPDFGSIEDTSEKKAAFFTYLLPHITAVNEEILQQRATLQAIRDDLAEDDDEPGWLNRRRLDELCVAYDLEPPETYNLAFVDRLLRRVDIIAPSLVMAQAAIESAWGTSRFARQGNNLFGMRTYEPGTGIVPKRRPAGATWEVAAYDSVRGAIDNLAHNLNTNGSYRQMRSIRRDLRRRGAPITGSALAGGLVRYSEKGHEYISMVRSMIRVNDLERFDRPAPD; encoded by the coding sequence ATGAGCCGACCCCGCGCCCTCCCCACCGCCGCCCGCCCCCGCCAACGTTCCGTGGTCACCATTGCCAAAGTCGCGGGCGTCGTGGTGGTGCTCTTTTTCGTGGGTCGGTGGATCTTCGGCCCGGAACACCTGCCCGACTTTGGCAGCATCGAAGACACCTCCGAGAAAAAGGCCGCCTTCTTCACCTACCTCCTCCCGCACATCACTGCTGTCAACGAGGAGATCCTCCAACAACGGGCCACGTTGCAAGCGATTCGGGATGACTTGGCCGAGGACGACGACGAACCGGGGTGGCTCAACCGCCGCCGCCTCGACGAGTTGTGCGTGGCCTATGATTTGGAGCCGCCCGAGACCTACAATTTGGCGTTCGTCGATCGACTCCTGCGTCGCGTCGACATCATCGCGCCCTCGCTGGTGATGGCGCAGGCCGCGATCGAGTCAGCCTGGGGCACCTCTCGATTCGCACGTCAGGGCAACAATCTCTTCGGCATGCGCACCTATGAGCCGGGAACCGGCATCGTGCCCAAACGTCGACCCGCCGGAGCCACCTGGGAAGTCGCCGCCTACGACTCCGTGCGCGGAGCCATCGACAACCTGGCGCACAACCTCAACACCAACGGCTCCTACCGCCAGATGCGTTCCATTCGCCGCGACCTGCGTCGGCGCGGGGCCCCGATCACCGGCTCCGCGCTCGCGGGCGGATTGGTGCGCTATTCCGAAAAAGGCCACGAATACATCTCCATGGTGCGCTCCATGATTCGCGTGAACGACCTGGAACGCTTCGATCGACCAGCCCCGGACTGA